A segment of the Candidatus Brevundimonas phytovorans genome:
GGGCCGCTGGTTCGGGCGGCCTGGCCGGTCGCTGACGCGACGGCTGATCTGGCTCGCCTCGGCCTGGATTCTGGTGGCCCTGGTGGTGACGGGCGTGGTGCTGACCTCGGTGTTCCAGGAATCGGCGCTGCGGCGGCTGGGCAATATGCTGGGCGACACCATCGACGAGGCGGTGGTCGCCGCCAGCATCACCCCCGAGGGGGAGGTCTTTGTCGGTGAAATCCGCGACGCGCGGACCGAACGCCTGCTGTCCGGCAAGTACTGGATGGTGGCTGAGCCGACGACGGACGGGCGTCTGCAGATTCTGGCGCGCTCGGCCTCGCTGGGGCAGGCTGATCTGGAGTATGCGCCGGATCTGGGCGCGCGGTTGCAGGCCGCCTTCGGCCAGACCATCAGCTACAACGCCGAGGACGGCCCCAAGGGCGAGCCTCTGCGCATCGCCGCCAGCATGAAGCAGTTGCCGGGGCGGACCGCGCCGGTGGTCTTCTTCGCCGGGGTGGACCGCTCCGACATCGACGCCGACACGCGCCAGTTCGCCACCGTGACCTGGGTGGCCATGCTGCTGCTGGGGGCAGGGCTGGTCTCGGCGGTCTTCATTCAGGTGCGGGTCGGCCTGCGTCCCCTGTTCGATCTGCGCGACGAGATTTCGGACGTGCGCAAGGGAAGATCGCACAGGGTCGAGGGCGTCTATCCGCTGGAAATCCAGCCCCTGGCCGAACAGGTCAACCGGCTGCTGACCCACAATCAGGAGACGGTGGAGCGTCAGCGCACCCACGTCGGCAACCTGGCCCATGCGCTGAAGACGCCGCTGGCGGTCATGCTGGCCGAGGCGGGGGCCAGCGAGGGCGTCCTGCCCGACATGGTGCGCAAGCAGACGCGGGTGATGCAGGATCAGGTGGATCACCACCTGCGCCGCGCCCGCGCCGCCGCCCGCGCCGCCCACGGTCTGGGCGAGCGGACCCCGGTGGGCGAGGTGCTGGACGAACTGGCCGTCATGCTGGAGCGGGTGTTCGAAACCAAGGGGGTCGAGATCGACTGGCGCGCGCCCGACGACCTGGCCTTCCTGGGCGAGCGTCAGGACCTGCAGGAAATTCTGGGCAACCTGATAGAGAACGCCGCCAAGTGGTGCCGGCGCCGGGTGCGGATTTCGGCCGGCGCCTCGCTGCCCGGCCAGATGGTGGTGGTGGTCGAGGACGACGGCCCCGGCCTGCCCGCCGACCAGCGCGACGCCGCCCTGAAACGCGGCGCCCGCATGGACGAGAACACGCCGGGCACGGGCCTGGGCCTGTCCATCGTCGAGGACCTGACGCGGGCTTACGGGGGCCGGGTCACGCTGGCCGACAGCGACATGGGCGGGCTGAAGGTGCTGCTGGAGCTGCCGGCGGCGGAGGGGTGAAGGGAGGCGGGATAAACGCCCGCCTACACGTTGACAAAAAGGCTCCCAGGCCAGAGGAAACATCGTCTTTTCAAGGGGGTTTCCATGGGCAATGAACTCGACGAAGTCACGGGTCCGGTCAATCGGGCGGGGCGCGACATCAATGTCATCGAGAAGCAGATTCCGGTGACGATCGGGGCGGGCTCCCTGATCTTCGAGATCGCCCTGTGGGGCGCCGTTCCCGCGATCGCCCTGGCCGGCGTCGCCCTGGGGCTGGTTCCGTTGCAGCAGGGGCTCGTCGCGGCGGCGCTGGGCGTCCTGCCCGGCCTGATCTTCCTGTTCATGAAGATCAACGCCCTGGCCTATCTGCGCAAGCTGCAGCAGAAGATTCAGGCCGACGCCTCTCAGATCGACAACTATCTGGAGCAGCGGGTCATCATCCTGAACAACGTCGTCGGTCTGCTGAACAAGGCGGTCGATCTGGACAAGGACGTGATGAAGAGCGTCACCGCCCTGCGCAGCGGCGCCTCGGCAGGCATGGACGCCCAGCGCAACGCCGCCTCGGCCGAGATGGAGAGCGTGCTGTCGCGCATCAATGTGGCGTTCGAGGCCTATCCGGACCTGAAGGCCCACGCCGCCGTCGCCGACGCCATGCAGCAGAACAGCTATCTGCAAAAGGAAATCACCGCCGCGCGCACCCTCTACAACGACACGGTGGCGATCTGGAATCAGGACATCTTCGCCTGGCCGGCCAAGCAGATCGTGGCTGCGCGCAACCGCTACACCACCCGCATCCCCTTCACGGCGACGGCTGAGACCAAGGCGGCGGCGCGGGAGACCTTCTTCTGACTGGGCTTCTGACCGCCGCCATGACGGGGGGCATGACGGGGGCCATGACCGAAGATGTCCACGAACCGCTCGACCACTATCAGGCCAATCTGAAGGAGGCCCACCGGACGCATACGGCGGCCTTTTTCGAGGACCTGGTCCGCACCTCCGGCGTCGACGAGGCGGCCAACGCCAAGACGGTTCAGGACATCCGCGATCTGGAACAGCGCGGCAAGGCCTCGGGCGCCAGCACCCGGTGGTGGAAGCTGCTGCGCATTGTGGTCTTCGTCGCGGTCGCGGCGACCCTGTTCATGGCCTATCGCCAGCATCTGGCCTGGCTGGCGGGGACGGCTGGCCTGCTGGTCGCCGTCTTCGCCAAGCTGAACCCGATCATCAAGGCCGGCGACAATCGCACCCAGGCCCTGGCCGAGGCCCGCGCCGAAATGGAGGCCCTGGCCTGGGGCCAGATGGCGGCGCTGAACCGCCTGTTCGATTGGGACATCTTCGCCAAACTGGTGGGCAAGACCTTCCCTCAGATCGAACTGGATCCCTATTTCAGCCATGCCCGCCTGACCAACCTGCGTCAGTCCTATGGCTGGAACGACGCCTTCAACAGCAGCCGGTCGGTGATGTTCGCCCATACGGGCGTGGTCAGCGGCAACCCCTTCATCCTGGCCCAGACCCTGAACCACTGGATCGGGTCAAAGACCTACAGCGGCAGCCTGACGATCCACTGGACCGAACAAGGGCGCGATGCCAACGGGCGACGGACCACCGTGTCGCGGTCCCAGACGCTGAGGGCTTCGGTCGACAAGCCCTTCCCCAGCTATGAGACCGAGTCGATTCTGATCTACGGCAACCACGCCGCGCCGGACTTGAACTTCACGCGCCAGCCTTCGTCCCTGTCGGGGCTGGACGATGGCGTCATCAACAAGTGGCGCAAGAACCAGGCGATCAAGAAGCTGGAGACCAAGGCCCGAAAGCTGTCGTCCGGCTCCGGCTTCACGCCCATGGCCAACCGCGAGTTCGACGCCCTGTTCGCCGCCGGCGACCGCGATCACGAAGTCCAGTTCCGCATGTTGTTCACCCCCCTGGCCCAGCAGGAGATGGTGAAGATCCTCAAGGACAAGACTGTCGGCTTTGGCGACAACTTCGTCTTCAGCAAGATGCAGAAGATCAACGCGGTCGAGCCCAGGCACCTTGTCGGCATGGACATCAGCGCCACGCCCGGAACGTTCCGCTTCTACGATCTGGCGGCGGCCCGCGCGCATTTCAACGACTACCACAATGGGCTGTTCAAGGCCTTCTACTTCAGCTTCGCGCCCATCCTGGCCATCCCCCTGTACCAGCAGCATCGACCGGCCGAGGACATCTATGCGGGCGTGGCCCAGGGCTCGTGTTTCTGGGAGCATGAAGCCCTCGCCAACTACATGGGCGCAGGGCGCTTCAGCCACCCCGACAGCGTCACCCGCAATGTCCTGAAGACCGCGAGCCATGGCGGCGAAGAGGGCGCCCAGAAGGTCCAGGTCACGGCCCATGGCTTCCGGGGCGTGGACCGCGTCGATCACATCCCCGTCCGCGGCGGCGACGGTTTCACCCACCAGGTGCCCGTGCAGTGGATCGAGTATATTCCGGTGGACCGCACGTCGGAAATCCTGGTGTGCGACGCGGCGCCGACCGCGACGGCGGGGCCGGATGCCGCCCCGGAGGCGGCTCCCGACACCGCGCCGCCTTGGCGCGACCACTTCACCCGGCACGGTCTTGCGCCTGAAAGCGCCGTCGCCCGCCGCTCCATCTTTGCAGCCTTGATGCAATAGGCTTCCTGCGGGGCTCCAATCCCCTGTTAACCCGAAGGGCGCACCCTCGGCGCCGTGGTCGGGATTCGGATCGGCTAGAGGAGAATGCATGGCGGACCTGTCGGTCGCGCAAAGGGCCGCCCTGGCCCAGCTGATCGCCGCTTGCCCGGATCATCTGCTGTTCCAGCTGGAAACGCTGGCGGCGGCGATGACGGGGGATCGGGCGTGGGCGCTGCGCGACATGGTCGAGGCCGAAGGGCTGGACCGCCGACGCCGGGACGCCGCCTTTGCGCCGCTGACGCCGCTGTTCCGACGACGCGAGGACGGGCTGGAGGGTCTGAGTTTTCCAGCGGGCGTGCCGGCGCGGCTGTGGCGGCTGGCCACCCGCAACGAACCTGAGCTTTTGCCGCAACTGGATCGTGACGATGAACTGTCGCGGATGGTGGCCGACCGCCTGTGCCTGAGCGCGGCCTCGGCGGTGCGGGATCAGGCCGAGGCCCTGTGGGCGGGCGCGAGCGCGGCGCAGGTGGCGGAGCTGGCCGCCTGTTTCGACATGGCGGGGTTGGCGCGGCGCAGTCTGGCCTTTCTGGAGATCTGGCTGGGACGGCCGGGACCGGAGGCGACGGCGGAGCTGAAACTGGCGTTGCGCCAGGCGGCCTCGATCGCCCCGGACGGGGCCGCGCGGTTGATGGAGATCTATTTCGCCCACCTGACGGACGCGCGGATGATGCTGCGGCTGGTGGCCCAGGCCACGCCTGCCGCCGGGCGCGAGACGGTGGTGGGCGAGAGCGAACTGGCGGTCTTTGTCGATCGGGTGGTGACGGCCCTGGCCCATCGCGCGGCGGAGGCGGCGGCGTTCGATCCGACGGCGCCGGGGGCGGATGCCGGTCTGCTGAAGGCCGATCTGGACTGGTGCGCCGAGACCCTGTCCGAGATCGACATGACCCTGCCGATGCGGGCCGACAGCGCCTGGGGCAAGGCGGTGCGGCAGGCGCGGCTGAAGATCGCGCTGAGGCTGTCGGAACTGTTCAGCGCCGCCGAGAAGGCGACGGGCAAGGTCTTGCCGGTCGAGCGCACGGCGATTGGGGGGCGGATGACGCGTCCCTCGCCGCGTCTGGACGAGGCCGTGGATGCGTCCGCGGCCGATCGGGCCAGGGCTTTGGCGGGGGTGATCGGCCTGGTGCGCGGCCCGGCGACGGTGTTCGGCTGCGAGGCGGAGCGGCGCCAGACGGCGGAAGGCCTGACCGGGCGGCTGGCGACCTGGGCCGACGAGGCCATCGAGCGGCTGAACGACGGCGAGGCCCCGGATGAGGGGATCGCGCGCAAGCGGATCGCCCTGACCGCCGAACTGCTGGGCCTGATCGGGGCCAAGGAGGCGCAGCGCACCGTGCGGCGGCGGCTGACGGTGGCGGGGGCGCCGCCCAGCCTTGTCGTGTCGACTGCGACCTCGGGAGCCTCGCGTCAGCGCGCCTGATCCGCTAGAGCGCAGGGCATGACGATCTTCTGGATCATGACGGGACTGGCTGCGGCGATGGCCGGGCTTCTGGTGCTGGCCGGCGCGCGACGCGGGGCGGATGCTGAGGCTGTGGTCGATCGCGACGCCGCCGGGCGCGAGCTGGCCGAGCTGGACCGGCTGAAAACACGCGGCCTGCTGGACGAGGCGGGCTGGGCCGCGGCGCGGGCCGAGGCGGGACGGCGGCTGCTGGCCGCGCGCCGGGATGCGCGCACGCCGGTCGCGGGATCGAAGGACCGCGTCTGGGTTCTGGGCGGGATCGGCCTGACGGCGGCGACGACGCTGGCGCTTTATCTGGGGCTGGCCGCGCCGGGGATGCCGGATCAGGCCTATGAGACGCGGGTGCGCGACTGGGCGGCCTCGCCCGAGACCCTGGAGCCGGCCCAGGCGGCGGCGGTGATCGGCCGCATCGTCAAGGATCGACCCGACGACCATCGCGCCCTGACCATGCTGGGCGCGGCCCGGTTCGAGGCGGGCGACGCGATCGGCGCGGCCTCGGCCTTCCGCCGGGCGCTGGCGATCCAGCCCGACGACGCCCAGAGCTGGGCGCGGCTGGGCGAGAGCCTGGTGCGGGCCAACGAGGGCGCGGTCGGCGGCGACGCCGAGGCGGCCTTTGTCGAGGCGCTGAAGCATGACCCGGATCAGCTCGGCGCGCGCTACTTCCTCGGCGAAGCGGCGCTGAAGCGCGGCGACAAGGCCGGGGCGGCGCAGGCCTGGGGGCCGCTGATCGCGGCGCTGGAGCCGAACGATCCGCGCCGGGCCGACCTGCAAACAAGACTGGGCGGGGCTGGATGAGCCTGCGCTGCAACCCTTCTGTGATGTCCTGACATGAGCTGGCTTCCCAAATCGCCCAAGGCGCGGCGTCGCCTGTGGATCGTGGCCGCGGCGGCGCCGGTGCTGGCCCTGGCGGTCGGCCTGTCGCTGTGGGCCATGAAGGACAATGTCACCTATTTCTTCTCGCCGTCCGAGGCGACCGAGGCGGCGGCTCCGGCGGGCCGGGTGATCCGTCTGGGCGGACTGGTCGAGGCCGGCAGCGTGGTCAAGGGCGCGGACGGGACGGTGGTCTTCGTCGTCACCGACAATGTGGGGACATCGAAGGTCAGCTATCACGGCGACCTGCCCGACCTGTTCCGCGAGGGGCAGGGGATCGTGGCCCAGGGGACGTTCCGCCCCGACCGGACCTTTGAGGCCAGTCAGGTGCTGGCCAAGCACGACGAGACCTATATGCCGCGCGAAGTCGCCGATCGTCTGAAGGAAAAGGGCGAGTGGCGTCCCGAGACGGGCGAAGCGCCGCCCGCAGCTCAATCCGCAACCGCGAGCCGCAGCCTGTGATCGTCGAACTGGGGGCGTTTGCGCTGATCCTGGCGCTGGTTCTGGCCGGGCTGACGACGGTGCTGGCGACAGCCGGGCGCTTGAGGCTCAGCCCGGTGCTGGCGGGCGCGGGCGGCGGGGCCTTGATCGCCTCGGCGCTGGCCACAGCGCTGGCCTTTGCGGCCCTGATCTACGCCTTCGCGGTGTCGGACTTCTCGGTGTCGAACGTGGCCATGAACAGCCACACCGACAAGCCCATGCTCTACAAGGTGGCCGCCGCCTGGGGCAGCCACGAGGGCTCGCTGGTGCTGTGGTGCCTGGTCATGACCGGCTTCGGCGGGGCGCTGGCGCTGGCGCGCGGCCTGCCGTTCGGGCTGAAGACCTCGAGCGTGGCGGTGCAGGGCGCGCTGTCGACCATGTTCCTAGCCTTCGCCGTCTTTACGTCGAACCCGTTCGCACGTCTGGACCCCGCCCCGGTGCAGGGGGCGTCGCTGAACCCGCTGTTGCAGGACCCGGCGCTCGCCTTCCATCCGCCGCTGCTCTACGCGGGCTATGTCGGGTTTTCGGTCTGTTTCTCGCTGGCGGTCGCCGCCCTGATCGAGAAGCGGGTTGATCCGGCCTGGGGGCGCTGGGTGCGGCCGTGGGCGCTGGCGTCCTGGGCCTTTCTGACGGTCGGCATCCTGCTGGGCTCTTTCTGGGCCTATTATGAACTGGGCTGGGGCGGCTGGTGGTTCTGGGACCCGGTCGAGAACGCCAGCTTCATGCCGTGGCTGGCGGGGGCGGCATTGCTGCACTCAGCCATCGTCACCGAGCGGCGCGGGGCGCTGGCGGGGTGGACGGTCTTCCTGGCCATCCTGGCCTTCACCTTCTCCATGCTGGGGGCGTTTCTGGTACGCTCGGGCGTTTTGACCAGCGTTCACGCCTTCGCCGTCGATCCTGAGCGCGGGATGATGCTGCTGGCCATTCTGGGCGTGGCGGCGGGCGCGGCCTTTATCCTGTTTGCCTTCAGGGCGCCGGCGATCCGGTCGGGCGCGGCATTCGCGCCGATCAGCCGCGAAGGCGCGCTGGTGCTGAACAACCTCTTCCTGACGGCGGCGGCGGCGACGG
Coding sequences within it:
- a CDS encoding sensor histidine kinase codes for the protein MSDAGATEAPAQPEKKEWGRWFGRPGRSLTRRLIWLASAWILVALVVTGVVLTSVFQESALRRLGNMLGDTIDEAVVAASITPEGEVFVGEIRDARTERLLSGKYWMVAEPTTDGRLQILARSASLGQADLEYAPDLGARLQAAFGQTISYNAEDGPKGEPLRIAASMKQLPGRTAPVVFFAGVDRSDIDADTRQFATVTWVAMLLLGAGLVSAVFIQVRVGLRPLFDLRDEISDVRKGRSHRVEGVYPLEIQPLAEQVNRLLTHNQETVERQRTHVGNLAHALKTPLAVMLAEAGASEGVLPDMVRKQTRVMQDQVDHHLRRARAAARAAHGLGERTPVGEVLDELAVMLERVFETKGVEIDWRAPDDLAFLGERQDLQEILGNLIENAAKWCRRRVRISAGASLPGQMVVVVEDDGPGLPADQRDAALKRGARMDENTPGTGLGLSIVEDLTRAYGGRVTLADSDMGGLKVLLELPAAEG
- the ccmE gene encoding cytochrome c maturation protein CcmE — its product is MSWLPKSPKARRRLWIVAAAAPVLALAVGLSLWAMKDNVTYFFSPSEATEAAAPAGRVIRLGGLVEAGSVVKGADGTVVFVVTDNVGTSKVSYHGDLPDLFREGQGIVAQGTFRPDRTFEASQVLAKHDETYMPREVADRLKEKGEWRPETGEAPPAAQSATASRSL
- a CDS encoding LemA family protein, which gives rise to MGNELDEVTGPVNRAGRDINVIEKQIPVTIGAGSLIFEIALWGAVPAIALAGVALGLVPLQQGLVAAALGVLPGLIFLFMKINALAYLRKLQQKIQADASQIDNYLEQRVIILNNVVGLLNKAVDLDKDVMKSVTALRSGASAGMDAQRNAASAEMESVLSRINVAFEAYPDLKAHAAVADAMQQNSYLQKEITAARTLYNDTVAIWNQDIFAWPAKQIVAARNRYTTRIPFTATAETKAAARETFF
- a CDS encoding heme lyase CcmF/NrfE family subunit, with amino-acid sequence MIVELGAFALILALVLAGLTTVLATAGRLRLSPVLAGAGGGALIASALATALAFAALIYAFAVSDFSVSNVAMNSHTDKPMLYKVAAAWGSHEGSLVLWCLVMTGFGGALALARGLPFGLKTSSVAVQGALSTMFLAFAVFTSNPFARLDPAPVQGASLNPLLQDPALAFHPPLLYAGYVGFSVCFSLAVAALIEKRVDPAWGRWVRPWALASWAFLTVGILLGSFWAYYELGWGGWWFWDPVENASFMPWLAGAALLHSAIVTERRGALAGWTVFLAILAFTFSMLGAFLVRSGVLTSVHAFAVDPERGMMLLAILGVAAGAAFILFAFRAPAIRSGAAFAPISREGALVLNNLFLTAAAATVLLGTLYPLILEGISGATISVGPPYFAATFVPLLLVACLILPAGPLLAWKRGDLKGALQRLWLAAGLAVVAAFAAFMLFEPKKALAAAGLGVGAWLILGALAEVATRTKAFRAPLAETLRRAKGLPLGAWGMTLAHAGLGVFILGAVVETSFKAEAAAAVPLGGVVSSGPWKVRLDAVEVIEGPNYLAEQGRFTVAPVEGGAVERTVTAERRFFPAGGQTTTEVGLDFRGLDDVYVVMGERAATENNAQAWTVRVYYNPWARLIFLGPAIMALGGMLSLLDRRLRVGASSRKKTAEVKA
- the ccmI gene encoding c-type cytochrome biogenesis protein CcmI — translated: MTIFWIMTGLAAAMAGLLVLAGARRGADAEAVVDRDAAGRELAELDRLKTRGLLDEAGWAAARAEAGRRLLAARRDARTPVAGSKDRVWVLGGIGLTAATTLALYLGLAAPGMPDQAYETRVRDWAASPETLEPAQAAAVIGRIVKDRPDDHRALTMLGAARFEAGDAIGAASAFRRALAIQPDDAQSWARLGESLVRANEGAVGGDAEAAFVEALKHDPDQLGARYFLGEAALKRGDKAGAAQAWGPLIAALEPNDPRRADLQTRLGGAG